A DNA window from Iodobacter ciconiae contains the following coding sequences:
- a CDS encoding type II secretion system protein N, producing MPRLTTLIAKVQPALLCILLWLLAGFFWRVFEPSPSALRLILPAEISAQKVQDFSAAQDWFGSEGGQVSASPTIQARLLAVIAGQKGYGAAIFTGLEASAVAAQVGQTLQGNIKLLEIASDHVVLDDNGRRQTLMLEGHKEIVSLSSGASAAAMPSVPVAATQTSLSRGQLAGAMQGANVADWAKGLSSYREGGIQIDNIAAQPFSRLLQLQNGDVIKTINGQSLSQIADISLIYTVFSQQPKVLLVVLRNGSSVNLQYLIQP from the coding sequence TTGCCTCGTCTTACTACTCTTATAGCAAAAGTACAGCCTGCCTTACTTTGCATCCTGTTGTGGCTTTTAGCCGGGTTTTTTTGGCGTGTTTTCGAGCCCAGCCCAAGCGCTTTGCGCCTGATTTTGCCTGCCGAAATTTCTGCTCAAAAAGTACAGGATTTTTCTGCAGCACAGGATTGGTTTGGTAGCGAAGGGGGCCAGGTGTCTGCATCGCCAACCATTCAAGCCAGGCTTTTAGCCGTAATTGCGGGGCAAAAAGGCTATGGTGCGGCCATTTTTACCGGGCTAGAAGCCAGTGCCGTGGCAGCTCAGGTGGGCCAAACCTTGCAGGGGAATATTAAGTTACTGGAAATTGCCAGCGATCATGTGGTGCTTGATGATAATGGACGACGTCAGACACTGATGCTGGAAGGACATAAGGAGATAGTTTCTCTTAGCTCTGGCGCGAGTGCAGCTGCTATGCCCAGCGTACCCGTTGCTGCAACTCAAACATCCCTTTCTCGTGGTCAGCTGGCCGGTGCGATGCAAGGAGCCAATGTGGCCGATTGGGCCAAAGGGCTTTCTAGCTATCGCGAAGGGGGCATTCAAATTGATAATATTGCTGCTCAGCCTTTCTCCAGGCTTTTGCAATTGCAAAATGGTGATGTAATCAAAACGATTAATGGTCAGAGTCTGAGCCAGATCGCCGATATTTCCTTGATTTATACTGTATTTAGTCAGCAGCCCAAAGTGTTGCTCGTTGTGCTTCGCAACGGCAGCTCGGTCAATTTGCAATATCTTATTCAGCCTTGA
- the gspD gene encoding type II secretion system secretin GspD produces the protein MILRPFLLACLFASQLSTAADDKVTLNFVNADIESTIKAIGLISGKNFVIDPRVKGTLNIVSSQTVSKEMVFPILLAALRQQGFTAVESSGVVKVLPEADAKQHYSNTGNRSMKLAGDRMVTQVYPLKYESAVQMVPILRPLISPNNTISAYPNGNTLVITDYADNIRRLNEIIERIDQPSSSDVFSVSLKYASAIDVAQNLGRLMPEIMVQGVNQGTPQAEGVKRSVVVPDLRSNSLLVRSENIMHAQQIKKLAATMDSQGTAGGNIHVVYLKNAEAAKLANTLKGIMTGQDSGSSAAAPASSMSSSPAGGMPASAPAAPTSAAANVQVGGVNVMIQADNMTNSLVITAPDNIYNNLRSVIDKLDVRRAQVYVEAMIAEVNVSKAGAFGVQWLLAGGNDSVAGVGASSLNGLGSLLAGIASKDPSVIPSGLSLGILNGNPVNGRTPTLGVLASALQDSGDGNVLSTPNLMTLDNEEAKIMVGQNIPIITGTQASSGANANPFVSIERKDVGIKLRVRPQVSEGGSITLTVYQEVSSIDKSVLTDGAGLATKTRSIDSKVLVDDGQIIVLGGLIEDRVTYKRSQVPLLGDIPYLGALFRYEDRKSEKVNLMVFLRPVVLRDADATRILSSDRYQYLRAEQNRFERPSSALLPDMPAVVLPDVIDVRKATPLVLSEPVAKQ, from the coding sequence ATGATTCTGCGCCCCTTTTTACTTGCCTGCCTTTTTGCTTCCCAGTTATCAACTGCTGCTGATGATAAGGTCACACTTAATTTTGTTAATGCTGATATCGAGTCAACCATTAAAGCCATTGGCTTGATTTCAGGTAAAAACTTTGTCATTGATCCAAGGGTAAAAGGCACACTCAATATCGTGTCAAGCCAGACGGTGAGCAAAGAAATGGTTTTTCCAATTTTATTAGCAGCCCTGCGCCAGCAAGGGTTTACGGCAGTTGAATCCAGTGGTGTGGTGAAAGTCTTGCCCGAAGCCGATGCCAAGCAGCATTACAGCAATACCGGCAACCGCAGCATGAAGCTGGCGGGGGATCGGATGGTGACGCAGGTTTACCCGCTGAAATACGAATCTGCCGTGCAAATGGTGCCTATCCTGCGCCCTTTGATTAGTCCGAACAATACGATTTCGGCATATCCCAATGGCAATACGCTGGTGATTACTGATTACGCCGACAATATCCGCCGCTTGAATGAAATTATCGAGCGGATCGATCAGCCCAGCAGCTCGGATGTATTCTCGGTGTCACTGAAATACGCCTCAGCTATTGATGTGGCACAAAACCTTGGCCGCCTGATGCCGGAGATTATGGTGCAAGGGGTGAATCAGGGCACACCTCAGGCCGAGGGCGTAAAGCGTAGTGTGGTTGTGCCGGATTTGCGTAGTAATAGCCTGCTGGTGCGTAGTGAAAACATCATGCATGCACAGCAAATTAAAAAACTGGCAGCAACGATGGATAGCCAGGGTACTGCGGGCGGTAATATTCATGTGGTGTATTTAAAAAATGCCGAAGCCGCCAAGCTGGCTAATACCCTGAAAGGAATTATGACCGGGCAGGACTCCGGCTCATCCGCTGCCGCGCCTGCTAGCAGTATGTCATCTAGTCCCGCAGGGGGCATGCCTGCGAGTGCGCCCGCCGCGCCAACTTCTGCCGCTGCCAATGTGCAGGTGGGCGGCGTTAATGTGATGATCCAGGCTGATAATATGACCAACTCCCTGGTCATTACTGCGCCGGATAATATCTATAACAATCTGCGTTCGGTGATCGATAAACTGGATGTTCGTCGCGCCCAGGTTTATGTAGAGGCGATGATTGCCGAAGTCAATGTGTCTAAAGCGGGTGCATTTGGCGTGCAATGGCTGCTGGCTGGCGGTAATGACAGTGTTGCCGGAGTGGGCGCCTCCTCGCTAAATGGCTTGGGCTCTTTGCTTGCAGGGATTGCCAGCAAAGATCCATCCGTGATTCCCAGTGGTTTAAGTCTCGGCATTTTAAATGGTAATCCGGTGAATGGCCGCACGCCTACGTTGGGGGTGCTTGCCTCGGCATTGCAAGATAGCGGTGACGGTAATGTGCTTTCCACTCCTAATCTGATGACGCTGGATAATGAAGAAGCCAAAATCATGGTGGGACAGAATATTCCGATCATTACCGGCACCCAGGCCTCATCTGGTGCAAATGCCAATCCTTTTGTTTCGATTGAGCGCAAAGATGTTGGGATCAAGCTGCGTGTTCGCCCTCAGGTATCGGAGGGGGGCAGTATTACGCTGACGGTGTATCAGGAAGTATCCAGCATCGATAAATCGGTATTAACCGATGGAGCAGGCCTGGCGACAAAAACCCGTTCTATTGATTCCAAAGTATTGGTTGATGATGGTCAGATTATTGTTTTAGGGGGCCTGATTGAAGACCGGGTGACCTATAAACGCAGTCAAGTGCCTCTTCTTGGTGATATTCCTTACCTGGGGGCATTATTCCGTTATGAAGATCGTAAATCAGAGAAAGTAAATCTGATGGTGTTTTTGCGTCCCGTCGTATTAAGAGATGCAGATGCAACCCGTATCTTGTCGTCAGATCGTTATCAGTACCTGCGTGCCGAGCAAAATCGTTTCGAGCGCCCAAGTAGTGCGCTGTTGCCGGATATGCCTGCCGTTGTGCTGCCCGATGTGATTGATGTGCGTAAAGCAACTCCTTTGGTTCTTTCAGAACCGGTGGCTAAACAATGA